The following proteins come from a genomic window of Salvia hispanica cultivar TCC Black 2014 chromosome 4, UniMelb_Shisp_WGS_1.0, whole genome shotgun sequence:
- the LOC125220636 gene encoding laccase-14-like — protein sequence MKVIILCFFGVVLGCIIQVNASVRSLRFQVVNSDHTRLCTQKTMLTVNGQFPGPTIYARRGDLVTVDIANHSDQNITIHWHGVKMPRYPWSDGTNYVTQCPIQPGMKFKQRIILSDEEGTLWWHAHSDWSRNSVHGALVILPPRRESYPFPKPHAHVPILIGEWWKGDVQKVMEDFLGGGGEPLVSDAFLINGQPGDLYPCSTQDTYKLSVEFGRTYLFRLINAVMDNIMFFKIANHSFTIVGTDGAYTKPLRTDYVAISPGQTIDLLLEANQPPGHYYMAARIYVVGGKYVSTPTTGIIQYVGNYTPSPPLLPSFPEYSDTVSSFHFTSMLRSSVATSIPDRVKKRLFFTLSINLSPCTKSSCVGTTRLMASMNNLTTLLPMDMNVVEAYYRGIGGVYDTGFPEYPARAFNYTEVSVPKNESASELGRAVIVVEYGTAMEVVFQATNLAKSVDHPMHLHGYSFYVVGSGLGDFDPTRDPPKYNLVDPPLMQNIAVPRNGWTAIRFKANNPGVWFMHCHFERHLSWGMKVVFIVKDGERADEKMLPPPADMPSCGGQVSSPTPLVFGAILGKKRGEVE from the exons aTGAAGGTTATCATTCTGTGCTTCTTTGGTGTCGTGCTCGGATGCATAATCCAAGTTAATGCATCAGTTAGAAGCTTAAGATTTCAA GTGGTAAATTCTGATCACACTAGGCTATGCACCCAAAAGACAATGCTCACCGTAAATGGGCAGTTCCCGGGACCAACCATATATGCCCGGAGGGGAGATCTTGTCACAGTCGATATTGCTAATCATTCCGATCAAAATATAACCATCCATTG GCATGGAGTAAAAATGCCGAGATATCCGTGGTCGGATGGGACCAATTATGTGACACAGTGCCCAATTCAACCCGGCATGAAGTTTAAGCAACGGATCATCCTCTCTGATGAGGAAGGCACTTTGTGGTGGCACGCTCATAGCGACTGGTCTCGGAATTCTGTGCACGGCGCTCTCGTCATTCTACCGCCGAGGAGGGAGTCGTATCCCTTCCCTAAGCCTCATGCCCATGTTCCCATCTTAATTG GAGAGTGGTGGAAAGGTGATGTTCAAAAGGTGATGGAGGATTTTCTAGGTGGTGGAGGAGAGCCTCTAGTTTCTGATGCTTTCCTCATCAATGGCCAACCTGGAGACCTGTATCCATGCTCAACACAAG ATACATACAAATTGAGTGTGGAGTTTGGAAGGACGTACTTGTTCCGATTAATTAACGCGGTGATGGACAACATCATGTTCTTCAAAATCGCAAACCACAGCTTCACCATCGTCGGCACCGACGGCGCTTATACGAAGCCGCTGCGGACGGATTACGTCGCGATATCCCCGGGCCAAACCATTGATTTGCTTCTAGAAGCGAACCAGCCGCCCGGCCATTACTACATGGCCGCGCGGATATACGTGGTCGGGGGCAAATACGTGAGCACCCCGACCACTGGGATCATCCAGTATGTCGGGAACTACACCCCGTCTCCACCTCTGCTTCCGTCTTTTCCCGAATACAGCGACACTGTATCGTCCTTTCATTTCACTAGCATGCTCAGAAGTAGCGTTGCTACAAGTATTCCTGACAGGGTGAAGAAGAGATTGTTCTTCACCCTGTCAATCAATTTGTCCCCATGCACGAAAAGTTCGTGTGTGGGGACCACTAGGCTGATGGCTAGCATGAACAATTTGACGACGCTGCTGCCCATGGACATGAACGTGGTGGAGGCGTACTACAGAGGGATCGGGGGGGTTTACGATACTGGCTTCCCGGAGTATCCGGCTCGGGCTTTCAACTACACTGAAGTTAGCGTGCCAAAGAATGAGTCTGCTTCAGAGCTCGGAAGGGCTGTTATTGTTGTGGAGTATGGCACCGCGATGGAAGTGGTGTTTCAGGCGACCAACCTCGCCAAAAGCGTTGATCATCCCATGCATTTGCACGGATACAGCTTCTACGTTGTTGGATCCGGGCTTGGGGATTTCGATCCGACAAGGGATCCACCCAAGTATAATCTTGTCGACCCGCCGTTGATGCAAAACATCGCAGTGCCTAGAAACGGATGGACCGCTATCAGATTTAAGGCCAACAATCCAG GAGTTTGGTTCATGCACTGCCATTTCGAGCGTCATTTGAGTTGGGGAATGAAGGTGGTGTTCATCGTTAAGGATGGGGAACGAGCCGATGAGAAGATGTTGCCGCCGCCGGCGGATATGCCAAGTTGCGGTGGACAAGTCTCGTCTCCTACTCCTCTTGTATTTGGTGCCATACTAGGGAAGAAGAGAGGTGAGGTTGAATGa
- the LOC125220057 gene encoding uncharacterized protein At2g29880-like: MFACMNASYTQGHVSFSSNNAQWKFEPGQSETVGAVQYRRPRLRRVDRSRRSWSDREELALIAAMKELVATGWKADNGFRGGYLNKVEEYLLHDFPTTDLRAQPHIQSKITAWKKSYNALCIILERSGVGFNVHNDFKIDCSDEQWDHIINGDSSFKGMRTKAWPLLEDWRLIFGKDRACGEPAEDMEEARRSRGVSETDDASRGYNSDYNATFDENSPEMPIGYNEATDHGEDSTTQTASIPTSNPKRAARKRKNSDDSDGLLQLLEKLHTETNSRLDNLSNRIGYEIDIGKSRQAVFEQLSGISGLSDRDRYDLCDIIGKENTRLEIFMGIPPEKKAGYVYRVLEKENAM, from the exons atgtttGCCTGTATGAATGCCAGCTACACACAAGGCCATGTCTCATTTTCGTCGAACAATGCCCAATGGAAGTTTGAGCCAGGGCAATCCGA GACTGTAGGTGCAGTCCAGTATCGGAGGCCTCGCTTACGGAGGGTAGACAGATCACGCCGGAGCTGGTCGGATAGGGAAGAGCTTGCGCTTATAGCAGCGATGAAGGAGTTAGTTGCGACTGGTTGGAAAGCAGACAATGGCTTTAGAGGTGGCTATCTGAACAAAGTGGAGGAATACCTACTCCATGATTTTCCTACCACCGATTTGAGGGCCCAGCCTCATATTCAGTCTAAGATAACAGCTTGGAAGAAGAGCTACAATGCCCTCTGTATTATTCTCGAACGTAGTGGGGTCGGGTTTAATGTCCACAATGACTTCAAGATTGACTGCAGTGATGAGCAGTGGGATCATATCATTAAT GGAGATAGTAGTTTCAAAGGCATGAGGACTAAAGCATGGCCCCTTTTGGAGGATTGGAGGTTGATATTTGGAAAGGACAGGGCTTGTGGTGAACCTGCTGAGGATATGGAGGAGGCTAGGAGATCGCGTGGAGTATCAGAGACTGATGATGCTAGTCGTGGCTACAACAGTGACTATAATGCCACATTTGATGAGAACTCTCCCGAGATGCCAATTGGTTACAATGAAGCAACTGACCATGGTGAGGACAGCACAACACAGACTGCATCTATCCCAACCTCCAATCCCAAACGAGCTGCTCGAAAGCGGAAAAATTCAGACGACAGTGATGGACTACTTCAGCTGCTCGAGAAACTCCATACTGAGACAAACTCTCGTCTAGATAATTTGTCTAACAGGATTGGCTACGAGATTGACATTGGTAAATCAAGGCAGGCAGTGTTTGAGCAGCTCAGTGGCATTTCTGGGCTCTCCGATCGGGATAGGTATGATTTGTGCGACATAATTGGCAAAGAAAATACTAGGTTGGAGATCTTCATGGGTATACCACCAGAAAAGAAGGCAGGATATGTGTACCGCGTTCTTGAGAAGGAGAATGCGATGTGA
- the LOC125223931 gene encoding protein ANTAGONIST OF LIKE HETEROCHROMATIN PROTEIN 1-like, which produces MARNVCTTAEIILELEGILSLLRIQMIIIIHLYLKRRQLGRRQQGRFTRPYSLVDKMPAQVKHLNRLVRVCDVDCFDNLRMDRNTFGKLCRLLKELGGMRDGRFVTVEEQVAMFLGILAHHKKSRIVRFDFMRSGYTVSKYVHAVLRALLDIYKKFLAKPDPVTDDSTDSRWKHFKGCIGALDGTYINVLVSNTDKPRYRTRKGQIATNTLAACDRQMRFIYALPGWEGSAGDSRVLKDAVSREYGLKVPKDNYYLCDNGYANSEGFLTPYKGVRYHLKEWAVGSQRPQNAIELFNLRHTKARNVIERAFAVLKMRWGILRSASFYPIKIQIRLIMACILLHNFIRAEMTDDPIERELDAIPDTIPLEEDNQDVEYVGNVEPSTEWTQMRDEMANSMWLHANGGGN; this is translated from the exons ATGGCGCGAAATGTTTGCACAACCGCTGAAATAATCCTTGAGCTTGAAGGcatactctctcttcttcgtATTCAAATGATTATAATCATCCACCTATATTTAAAAAGGCGCCAGCTTGGTCGTCGTCAGCAGGGCCGTTTCACACGACCTTACTCTCTCGTTGATAAAATGCCTGCCCAAGTTAAACATTTGAATCGACTAGTACGTGTTTGTGATGTTGATTGCTTTGATAATCTGCGAATGGATAGAAACACATTTGGTAAGTTGTGTAGACTCTTGAAGGAGTTGGGGGGGATGAGGGATGGAAGATTTGTGACAGTTGAGGAACAAGTAGCTATGTTTCTGGGAATACTTGCACACCACAAAAAATCTCGGATTGTCCGGTTTGATTTTATGAGGTCTGGTTATACGGTTTCCAAGTACGTCCATGCTGTTTTACGCGCATTATTAGacatttacaaaaaattttTGGCTAAGCCCGACCCCGTAACAGATGACTCAACTGATTCTAGGTGGAAGCATTTCAag GGTTGCATCGGTGCTTTGGATGGGACTTATATCAACGTCCTAGTGAGCAATACGGACAAGCCTCGGTATAGGACGAGGAAAGGGCAGATAGCTACCAACACTCTTGCTGCTTGTGACAGGCAAATGCGCTTCATTTATGCCTTACCCGGATGGGAAGGTTCAGCTGGGGATTCACGAGTACTTAAGGACGCTGTTAGTAGAGAATATGGCTTGAAGGTCCCAAAAG ACAATTATTATTTGTGCGACAACGGGTATGCTAACAGTGAGGGTTTTTTGACACCATACAAGGGTGTGCGCTACCATCTCAAGGAGTGGGCAGTCGGGTCACAACGCCCCCAAAATGCTATTGAGTTGTTTAATTTAAGACATACGAAGGCACGCAACGTAATTGAACGTGCCTTCGCCGTTTTAAAAATGCGATGGGGAATCCTTCGCAGTGCATCATTTTACCCAATTAAGATCCAAATCCGACTAATTATGGCTTGCATCCTTCTCCATAATTTCATCCGAGCAGAGATGACCGATGACCCTATCGAACGTGAGCTCGACGCTATACCCGATACCATCCCCTTGGAGGAGGACAACCAGGATGTTGAGTATGTTGGTAACGTTGAACCTTCAACTGAGTGGACACAAATGCGAGATGAGATGGCAAATTCTATGTGGTTACAT GCTAATGGAGGCGGGAACTGA